DNA sequence from the Pleuronectes platessa unplaced genomic scaffold, fPlePla1.1 scaffold_122, whole genome shotgun sequence genome:
taatattaaaaacaaattacaatttttttttaaaaatcaaattaataaaaaaactgtcctggcacatcctgtggggcgcaaattctgtggggcgcacatcctgcggcacacaccctgctgcgcacataaataaaaaaatattaaaacatttttacaaagaaaatatttaaatcaaaataataaaaaaactgtgcttgcacatcctgtggggcgcaaattatgtggggcgcacatcctgcggcgcacatcctgctgtgcacatgaataaaaataatattaaaacatttttacaaaaaaatatatttaaatcaaattaataaaaaaactgtgcttgcacatcctgtggggcgcaaattctgtggggcgcacatgctgcggcgcacatcctgctgcgcacataaatcaaaataatattaaaaacaaattacaattttttttttttaaatcaaattaataaaaaaactgtggttgcacattctgtggggcgcaaatgctgtggggcgcacatccagctgcgcacattaataaaaatagtattaaaaacaatttacaattttttttttttttaacctttgtgtCGTGTTCGTTTCTCCCCCCTTACTTTGGTGctcccggtcaaatttgacCGGCCTGTTTTAACTGCCcttacattaacacaaaaaccATTGATCGTCACCAAATTGTATTTAACTCCCTTTTAACCTGTAAACAATGTCTCAGAccactggttacatgaataactgcagtgaatagacacagaaattgaaagttgtattccaaaattaacatttattgtagaaaaatcaaaacagagaccaaattcacagaacatcagctcatcaacatgaacacattgtgtgtgtgtgtgtgtgtgtgtgtgtgtgtgtgtgtgtgtgtgtgtgtgtgtgtgtgtgtgtgtgtgtgtgtgtgtgtgtgtgtgtgtgtgtgtgtgttcagacacaGGAGTGGCATTTTGcaatcaggtcacagtgtgtCTTGCAAACATAGGCATCACATTTGAAACATGTAAGACTTGTCTTATTGTCTCTAGGGGCACATAGCTTGCATCTCTTCCGTTTCTGCCCCTGTTTTGGGGGGAGAGTGGCCAGGGCCATGGCTGGGGCTTGCAGACTCCTCACCAGACTGCAAGAGGCTGGTGTGCGGGGAAGGTGCTGGCGCCGTTGAATTAGAGGAGTCACTAAAGCTTTCCCAAGCTCTGCCAGGAAGAGTCTCCTCTTGAAACATTTCCCCTGATTCCAGGCTGGGTCGATCGCTGTCCACACCACATATGCATTACATGCAGACACATCGAGGATGTTGTGGAACACAGCCACAGGCCAACGAGCTGTCATTCGCTTGCAGGTGTATGTACCAGTAAGCTGCaatgaaagaaacaataatGAATAGATTGGAAACAATATTGAACCTGTCCTACACAAAATGCAATGTTTTACATGAATACAAGTAAATCAAATGCATGACAGATGAAAATATACATTACCTTATCAAGGCAATCAACGCCTCCTTTGTTTCTGTTGTAGTCCAGGATGATCTGGGGCTTCCTGTGCTCTGCTTCGCTGACAGCGGCGTCTTTGTGTAGAGTGCTCATCaggatgacatttttatttttcttgggcAAATATGAcacaagactgtgtgtgtcagtgaaagcaaatttggATGAGagtgcctctctccctctggtcGACACCAGTGCAGGGGGAAGTTGAGGCTTGTTCTTCCTCACTGTCCCCACCATGGTGAGCTTTCTTTTCAGCAGCTCCTGACCAAGCCCATGTGATGTGAAAAAGTTATCACATGTGATGTTATGCCCCTTGAGACCGGCTGTCATGTCCAACACAACACGCATGCCTTGGTTTTTTTCTGGCCTTCCAGTAACAGGTTTCCCTGTGTAAACCTGCATATTCCAGGCGTAGCTGCTCCTGGCATCACATGCTGCCCAGATCTTGATCCCATACTTGCCTGGTTTGCTTGGGATGTACTGTTTGAATGGACAGCGACCTCTGAAAGGGACCAGGCGCTCGTCCACTGTCACCTCAGGGCCTGGATTGTACATCAGTGGTAGGCGCTCCACCCACCTGTCCCAAACGTTCCTGATGGCAGCCAGTTTGTCGTCTCGCCAGCGGAAAGGTCGTGTAGCTCTGTCATCAAATCTGATAATTCTTGAGAGGACATGAAACTGTTGCAGGGACATAGTTGACCGGAATATAGGCCTCCCTGACTCTGCATCCCACAGACTTTTTGTAGCCTCATTGTTGGACCGATGTACTCCTGCTAGAATCAACAGACCCATGTAGGCTTGGAGGTCTACCTGGTCCAAGGCCTTCCATGTGTCCGCAAACACACGCCCCCCTTCCAGGTTTGTCATCGCCAGTATAATTTCCACAATGGACTCTGGTAAAAAGAGTTGGAAGCTGGACTTGATGTCATCCACACGAGATGTTGCATACCGTGTTGGCCCTGGTGACATCCTAATGATATTTTCCCCTCTTGTTCTGCCTCCTCTGTCCTGGGGGGATGAATACCAGAGCAAGTTGCCATCCTTGGACTGGAATGTCACCTCAGGTGTGTCTTCCACAGGGTCCTCTTCCCCAGGTGCCTCTTCCTCAGGGGCCTCTTCCTCGCCATATGTTGACTGTTCGGTCTCATGATGGTCTGGATCAAAATCAGGATCGTTGTCTTCTATTTCTGAAACTTCCTCCTCTatttctggttcaactccaatcccgtcttcatcagtttgataaAAAAGGTCAAGAGCCTCTCTGACAGAAAAACGTCTGATCGGGCGCCGACTCATTGTGTTCAGAGTAAATTAAGAGCAATGCACAAGCAAGCTATATATAGGGGATCTGTGAGAAGATATCATACGTTTTGTATCGAAAGTGTGGTTCACGTGGGGGGATGGACACATTAGCCCGGGAAAGAGCCAGGTTCCCATAACAAACACCTAATTGGTAACTTTGAAGTGTTACACGTTTAGTCTGGAAGGTGTGGTTCACGTAGGGGGACAGGCACATAAGCACGGGAAAGAGAGGACACATGGTCAGTCTGAAAGGGGTTCACGtggggtggggtgtgtgtgtgtgcgtgcgtgtatgtgcgtgcgtgcgtgtgtgtgtgtgtgtaggtgtgtgtgtgtgcgtgtaggtgtgtttgtgtatgtgtgtgtgtgtgtgtgtgtgcgtgtaggtgtgtttgtgtgtgcgtgtggtggtggtggtggatttgTGGTTGTGTACTATCTGATGAATGAACACAATCTAGGGTCACCCATTCATTTCCTATGGCGGTCATTTTTGACCGGGAACACCACAGGTGTTACAAAGTTGACTAAACAACTCAAAATTCAATGAAAGTAGTGATCAGCAattgtaaatgttcaaatgccTAGTGTGGAGGATATCATAAGCCCTtgagacaataaaatgtaaaacacaatatttatgattgatCGAAATGGAAATCGGTCAGATTTGACCCGAACACGACACAAAggttaagtgtgggtccccgggcacggccgatgctggtgcttggtctctccttggaggcctgggtcagcgaaatcggactaagtgtggaatggagaaccaagggcgcgaggctctttaaccaaggcccatgggtgataacactcaggacgggggcttaagtgtgggtctcagggcacggccggtgctggtgcttggtctctccttggaggcccgggtcagcgaaatctgactaagtgtggaatggagaaccaagagcgcgaggctctttaacccaggcccatgagtgataacactcaggagggggacttaagtgtgggtccccgggcacggccggtgctggtgcttggtctctccgtgaaggcccagttcagtgaaatgtgactaagaaagagatctaaacacaggaaactgatatacatatgtttcctttgattcctttggagataaccataggaaatatgggtaagaacgggaaccaaggatcctttggagataagcataggagtgtttcctttaaagaggatcataggaatgtttccttttgaattactcagagagagacccaaatattgcacttccgtaacccctagtatgggacatttctagacattttgctgtaatgtaaagtgcctacaagtgtcccatgtattgtattaccctaacataaaaaagtgtgggacatttccaggcattttgcctcaatgataagtgcctagaagcgtccggctcattctgattggttgggacatttctaggcatttttgctgtaatgtaaagcgcctacaaatgtcccatgtattgtatttttccctaacacaaagagtggaacatttctaggcattttcagcactcagggtgtgggctttagagtgggtccccgggctcagccatatttggaggttttttctcctatgttttgtatttttccccatgaaaatgtgttggacatttctaggcatttttgctataatgtaaagtgcctagaagtgtcccaagttttgtatctttccctaacacaaagagtgagacatttctatgaattttcagcactcaggacgggggcctaagtgtgggtccccgggcacggccggtgctggtgctgggtctctccatggaggcccgggtcagcgaaatctgactaagtgtggaatggagaaccaagggcgcgaggtctttttaacccaggcccatggatgatacaactcaggagggggacttaagtgtgggtccccgggcacggccggtgctggtgatgggtctctccatggaggcctgggtcagcgaaatcggaccaagtgtggaatggagaaccaagggcgcgaggctctttaaccaaggcccatgggtgataacactcaggacgggggcttaagtgtgggtctcagggcacggccggtgctggtgcttggtctctccttggagacctgggtcagcgaaatctgactaagtgtggaatggagaaccaagagagcgaggctctttaacccaggcccatgggtgataacactcaggacgggggcttaagtgtgggtctcagggcacggccggtgctggtgcttggtctctccttggaggcccgggtcagcgaaatctgactaagtgtggaatggagaaccaagagcgcgaggctctttaaccaaggcccatgggtgataacactcaggattggggcttaagtgtgggtctcagggcacggccggggctgttgcttggtctctccttggaggtccgggtcagcgaaatctgactaagtttggaatggaggaccaagagcgcgaggctctttaacccaggcccatgagtgataacactcaggagggggacttaagtgtgggtccccgggcacggccgatgctggtgcttggtctctccttggaggcctgggtcagcgaaatcggactaagtgtggaatggagaaccaagggcgcgaggctctttaaccaaggcccatgagtgataacactcaggagggggacttaagtgtgggtccccgggcacggccggtgctggtgcttggtctctccgtgaaggcccagttcagtgaaatgtgactaagaaagagatctaaacacaggaaactgatatacatatgtttccttttattcctttggagataaccataggaaatatgggtaagaacgggaaccaaggatcctttggagataagcataggagtgtttcctttaaagaggatcataggaatgtttccttttgaattactcagagagagacccaaatattgcacttccgtaacccctagtatgggacatttctagacattttgctgtaatgtaaagtgcctacaagtgtcccatgtattgtattaccctaacataaaaaagtg
Encoded proteins:
- the LOC128436299 gene encoding piggyBac transposable element-derived protein 4-like — protein: MSRRPIRRFSVREALDLFYQTDEDGIGVEPEIEEEVSEIEDNDPDFDPDHHETEQSTYGEEEAPEEEAPGEEDPVEDTPEVTFQSKDGNLLWYSSPQDRGGRTRGENIIRMSPGPTRYATSRVDDIKSSFQLFLPESIVEIILAMTNLEGGRVFADTWKALDQVDLQAYMGLLILAGVHRSNNEATKSLWDAESGRPIFRSTMSLQQFHVLSRIIRFDDRATRPFRWRDDKLAAIRNVWDRWVERLPLMYNPGPEVTVDERLVPFRGRCPFKQYIPSKPGKYGIKIWAACDARSSYAWNMQVYTGKPVTGRPEKNQGMRVVLDMTAGLKGHNITCDNFFTSHGLGQELLKRKLTMVGTVRKNKPQLPPALVSTRGREALSSKFAFTDTHSLVSYLPKKNKNVILMSTLHKDAAVSEAEHRKPQIILDYNRNKGGVDCLDKLTGTYTCKRMTARWPVAVFHNILDVSACNAYVVWTAIDPAWNQGKCFKRRLFLAELGKALVTPLIQRRQHLPRTPASCSLVRSLQAPAMALATLPPKQGQKRKR